In Hwangdonia lutea, a single window of DNA contains:
- a CDS encoding VOC family protein — MKVRELSLFTDKLELEKAFYSETLGFNIIKQSTDSFTLKIGWSKLTFLKSDIGYKYHYCFLIPSNKLDEAISWIENKTTVLDIESGRKTQHFETWNAESFYFYDASRNVAEFIVRHDLKNQTDTPFSIEDVICVNEIGLPTTSIIKTNAIIKKEIGSDFWKGDKANFGTNGTQEGLFLLPNYETRTKWFPTNLRVEPSPFEAVIDSDNVLYDFQFSNEEIIIKKK; from the coding sequence ATGAAAGTAAGAGAATTAAGTTTATTCACTGATAAATTAGAGTTGGAGAAAGCGTTTTACTCTGAAACACTTGGTTTCAATATAATTAAACAGTCTACTGATAGCTTTACCTTAAAAATTGGTTGGAGTAAATTAACATTCTTAAAATCTGATATAGGATATAAATACCACTACTGTTTTCTAATTCCATCTAACAAGCTGGATGAAGCTATTAGTTGGATAGAAAACAAAACCACTGTTTTAGATATCGAAAGCGGTAGAAAAACACAACATTTTGAAACTTGGAATGCGGAATCTTTTTATTTTTATGATGCTAGCAGAAATGTTGCAGAGTTTATTGTGAGGCACGATTTAAAAAATCAAACCGATACACCGTTTAGTATTGAAGATGTTATCTGTGTTAATGAAATTGGATTGCCAACAACATCAATTATAAAAACCAACGCTATTATAAAAAAAGAAATAGGTTCTGACTTTTGGAAAGGAGATAAAGCTAATTTTGGAACCAACGGAACCCAAGAAGGTTTGTTTTTATTACCTAATTACGAAACTAGAACCAAGTGGTTTCCAACTAATTTGCGTGTAGAGCCATCTCCTTTTGAAGCTGTTATTGATAGTGATAACGTTTTATATGATTTTCAATTTTCTAATGAAGAAATAATAATAAAAAAGAAATAG
- a CDS encoding Crp/Fnr family transcriptional regulator — translation MDNRQQHIQLLINHINQDVTLDEIGLKKLSSILIVKELNKKDFLIKPGETANTMNFIVEGCMRSYYLDENAQEHTLQLGIEQWWINDLYSYLSRKKSRMYVQALEKTLLLQLPRPELEKLYIEVPEMSHFFRKKIQNAYVATQERVIDSMSDDSYDRYDNFRKTYRDIEQRVPQYIIASYLGVTPEFLSYLRKKHT, via the coding sequence GTGGATAATAGGCAACAACATATACAATTACTTATTAATCATATTAATCAAGATGTAACACTTGATGAAATTGGTCTTAAAAAACTATCTTCTATTCTAATAGTTAAAGAGCTGAACAAAAAAGATTTTTTAATTAAGCCAGGAGAAACCGCTAATACCATGAACTTTATTGTGGAAGGTTGTATGCGCAGTTATTACCTTGACGAAAATGCTCAAGAACATACTTTACAATTAGGAATTGAACAATGGTGGATAAATGATTTATATAGTTATTTAAGTAGAAAAAAATCCAGAATGTATGTGCAAGCTTTAGAAAAAACATTGCTCTTACAGCTACCAAGACCTGAATTGGAAAAACTCTATATCGAAGTTCCTGAGATGTCTCATTTTTTTCGTAAAAAAATTCAAAATGCTTATGTTGCCACTCAAGAACGCGTGATTGATAGTATGAGTGATGATTCTTATGATCGTTACGATAATTTTAGAAAAACATATCGAGATATTGAACAACGTGTCCCTCAATACATTATAGCCTCTTACCTTGGTGTTACTCCAGAATTTTTAAGCTATTTGCGAAAAAAACACACTTAA
- a CDS encoding DoxX family protein, whose translation MNTKQHIGLLLLRTSIAFTMLIYGISKLYFGIEYINGLLEQYGLPTFLGYGVFVGEIIAPILIIIGFRTKLAGLVFAINCFVAILMDRLPDILGLNEHGGWSIGLIFIYMMFGAAMYLIGAGKFAVSTNNKWD comes from the coding sequence ATGAACACAAAACAACACATCGGATTATTACTATTAAGAACAAGTATTGCATTTACAATGCTAATTTATGGGATAAGTAAATTATACTTTGGTATTGAATACATTAACGGTTTGCTAGAGCAATATGGCCTCCCTACATTTTTAGGCTATGGCGTTTTTGTTGGCGAAATTATCGCTCCCATTCTGATTATTATTGGATTTAGAACCAAACTAGCAGGACTGGTTTTTGCGATAAATTGCTTTGTAGCGATTTTAATGGACAGACTTCCAGATATTTTAGGTTTAAATGAACACGGTGGTTGGTCAATAGGATTAATTTTCATCTATATGATGTTTGGGGCTGCCATGTATTTAATAGGTGCAGGCAAGTTTGCAGTGTCAACCAATAACAAATGGGATTAA
- a CDS encoding DMT family transporter, whose protein sequence is MRLFFLSVLGLAGGVFLAVQAGFNSQLGSTLKQPILAVIASSISSVIFGCLLLLLIGKGSIQNITTAQVPWHLWFIGGLFSVIGIAIYFYNIPKIGISKMIALGLCGQLIFSLIAGKYGWLNLPVEPITTKKLVGAIAMVAGIILINIK, encoded by the coding sequence ATGAGACTATTTTTTCTTTCAGTATTAGGATTAGCGGGAGGTGTGTTTTTAGCAGTACAGGCTGGATTTAACTCACAATTGGGTAGCACTTTAAAGCAACCTATTCTTGCTGTAATTGCAAGTTCAATTAGTAGTGTAATATTTGGGTGCTTACTATTGTTGTTAATAGGCAAAGGGAGCATTCAAAACATTACAACAGCTCAAGTACCTTGGCACCTATGGTTTATTGGTGGCTTGTTTAGCGTAATAGGCATCGCTATATACTTCTATAATATTCCAAAAATAGGCATCTCCAAAATGATTGCTCTCGGGCTATGTGGACAGCTTATATTTTCTTTAATCGCAGGGAAATATGGTTGGCTAAATCTACCGGTAGAGCCAATTACTACTAAAAAACTTGTTGGAGCTATTGCCATGGTGGCAGGCATCATATTAATTAACATAAAATAA
- a CDS encoding GNAT family N-acetyltransferase, which produces METIQLNIQNLTSLWKSATQPFKTYNEDKNIGYCFVPNSQWPNKVWLKKEHNPEILKEIEMLLKAELVGLTFSYFDLDDKKQNKIIFDYPGFYEVSIQFGMSLKLSKKVKTSKQLKFYLVTNPEDTLKWSQSFHQAFGYKISDKTINKTYHHINYYLIYDQENILGTVISFQTGSTIGIHSLGILPNMRGNGYATEIMYNLLNKGIEQGCNLATLQASKMAKSMYEKIGFTTEYIMRNYKLKTQ; this is translated from the coding sequence ATGGAAACAATACAATTAAATATTCAAAACCTAACTTCATTGTGGAAAAGCGCAACTCAGCCTTTTAAAACTTACAATGAAGATAAGAACATCGGTTACTGTTTTGTACCGAACTCTCAATGGCCGAATAAAGTATGGCTAAAAAAAGAGCATAATCCAGAGATCCTAAAAGAAATTGAAATGCTTTTAAAAGCAGAATTAGTTGGCCTTACCTTTTCTTATTTTGATTTGGATGATAAAAAGCAAAACAAAATAATTTTTGACTATCCTGGTTTTTATGAAGTATCGATACAATTTGGAATGTCATTAAAGCTTTCAAAAAAAGTTAAGACCTCTAAACAATTGAAATTCTATTTGGTTACTAATCCCGAAGATACCTTAAAATGGAGTCAATCATTTCATCAGGCCTTTGGATATAAAATCTCAGATAAAACCATTAATAAAACCTATCATCACATAAACTACTATCTAATTTATGATCAAGAAAATATTTTAGGAACTGTCATTAGTTTTCAAACAGGATCAACAATTGGCATTCATAGTCTTGGCATATTACCTAATATGCGGGGTAATGGCTATGCTACAGAAATAATGTATAACCTTCTTAATAAAGGTATAGAACAAGGATGTAATCTAGCCACTTTACAAGCTTCTAAAATGGCTAAATCTATGTATGAAAAAATAGGATTTACAACAGAATATATAATGAGAAACTACAAATTAAAAACACAATAA
- a CDS encoding NAD(P)H-dependent oxidoreductase gives MELLKNLNWRYATKKFDTSKKVSNSDLNKLKEAVQLSVSSYGLQLYKVLIIENPEIREQLKPASWNQSQITDASHLFVFCNYTDATPEAIDGFINQTAKTRKLELERLNGYGDFIKEKLNEKTPEEKTSWLKSQTYLALGNLLNACAELKIDACPMEGFEPEAYNKILDLDNQGLNAAVIAPIGYRHEEDHTIGQQKVRKPMELLFEVV, from the coding sequence ATGGAATTATTAAAAAATTTAAACTGGCGTTATGCCACCAAAAAATTCGATACTTCTAAAAAAGTATCCAATAGTGACCTTAACAAGTTAAAAGAAGCGGTTCAATTATCGGTTTCTTCTTATGGATTGCAACTATACAAAGTCTTAATAATTGAAAATCCAGAGATACGGGAGCAATTAAAACCAGCATCATGGAATCAAAGCCAAATAACCGACGCATCCCACTTGTTTGTATTCTGCAACTATACAGATGCTACCCCAGAAGCCATAGATGGTTTTATTAACCAGACAGCCAAAACTCGAAAACTAGAGTTAGAACGACTCAATGGCTATGGCGATTTTATAAAAGAAAAACTAAACGAGAAAACACCTGAAGAAAAAACAAGTTGGCTAAAATCGCAAACCTATTTGGCTTTAGGAAATCTTTTAAATGCTTGTGCCGAATTAAAAATAGATGCTTGCCCTATGGAGGGATTTGAGCCCGAAGCCTATAATAAAATTTTAGATCTAGATAACCAAGGTCTAAACGCTGCTGTAATCGCCCCCATTGGTTATAGACATGAAGAAGATCATACTATAGGGCAACAAAAAGTACGCAAACCTATGGAGCTACTTTTTGAAGTAGTTTAG
- a CDS encoding Crp/Fnr family transcriptional regulator — protein sequence MENEIVKLISRHLELTHEEASAFAECIPIETFKKGDLLLRDGQVSRDSYFVIEGCVRKYYIIDGEERTTEFYVEDESVASLQSYTNKTPANHYFECVEDCRLAVLNHEKEQELFKRVPKYEALCRMSMENDFGEQQEALAKFITSSPEERYKNLLGTRPDLIQRVPQYHLASYLGVKPESLSRIRKRIAKK from the coding sequence ATGGAAAACGAAATAGTAAAATTAATATCTAGGCACCTTGAACTCACTCATGAAGAAGCTTCTGCTTTTGCTGAATGTATTCCAATAGAAACATTTAAAAAAGGCGACCTACTTTTAAGAGATGGACAGGTTTCAAGAGATTCATATTTTGTTATTGAAGGCTGTGTTAGAAAATACTATATCATTGATGGTGAAGAACGTACTACAGAGTTTTATGTGGAAGACGAATCTGTGGCATCCCTACAAAGTTATACAAACAAAACACCAGCAAACCACTATTTTGAATGTGTTGAAGATTGCAGACTTGCTGTTTTAAACCATGAAAAAGAACAGGAGTTATTTAAACGTGTTCCTAAATATGAAGCTTTATGCCGAATGTCTATGGAAAATGATTTTGGCGAGCAGCAGGAAGCCTTAGCCAAGTTTATAACGTCTAGCCCGGAAGAACGTTATAAAAATCTTTTAGGGACCAGACCCGACTTAATACAGCGCGTACCTCAATATCATCTGGCGAGTTATTTGGGTGTAAAACCTGAATCATTAAGTCGAATTAGGAAACGTATAGCTAAAAAATAA
- a CDS encoding carbohydrate kinase family protein: protein MKFKRKKVFVCGGVSYNAVITLPDFFEPKPQTIHSCVYNETIGNTGAGKALALSNLGFDTTLFSVLGVDEYGAKVKLYLNKPNLNFTYGIDPKGTERHVNILNSKGERISIFTNPNSENLFIDYNKYMGNIESSDFVVINISNYCRNFISICKDLNKEVWTDLHDYDGKNPYHQDFIDASDYIFFSSENINDYRIFMQQMIEVGKKLVVCTHGGNGATAYTDKKEWIYEPAILDFELINSNGAGDCFFSGFLYAYSLIRSIQECMKFGAIAGALCINTKELVSDQLNINVLDALYLKHYNV, encoded by the coding sequence ATGAAATTTAAAAGAAAAAAGGTTTTTGTATGCGGAGGTGTTTCTTATAATGCAGTAATTACTTTACCTGATTTTTTTGAGCCTAAGCCTCAAACTATTCATTCTTGTGTTTACAATGAAACCATTGGTAATACAGGAGCAGGTAAGGCTTTAGCGCTTTCAAATCTAGGATTTGATACTACCTTGTTTTCCGTGCTGGGTGTTGACGAATATGGGGCTAAAGTAAAGTTGTATTTGAATAAACCAAATCTTAATTTTACATATGGCATTGATCCTAAAGGAACAGAAAGGCATGTAAATATATTAAATTCAAAAGGAGAGCGAATTTCTATTTTTACAAACCCAAATTCTGAAAACCTATTTATAGATTATAATAAATATATGGGTAATATTGAATCCTCTGATTTTGTTGTAATAAATATTTCAAACTATTGCAGAAACTTTATATCTATATGTAAAGATTTAAATAAGGAGGTTTGGACCGATTTACATGATTATGATGGAAAGAACCCGTATCATCAGGACTTTATTGATGCATCTGATTATATTTTTTTTAGCTCTGAAAACATAAATGATTATAGGATTTTTATGCAACAAATGATTGAGGTAGGTAAAAAACTTGTTGTTTGTACTCATGGTGGTAATGGAGCAACAGCTTATACCGACAAAAAAGAATGGATATACGAACCTGCTATTTTAGATTTTGAGTTAATAAACAGTAATGGTGCAGGTGATTGTTTTTTCTCTGGTTTTCTTTATGCTTATTCTTTAATTAGATCAATACAAGAATGTATGAAGTTTGGTGCCATTGCTGGGGCGTTATGTATTAACACTAAAGAATTAGTTTCAGATCAACTAAATATTAACGTGCTTGATGCGCTTTACCTAAAGCACTATAACGTGTAA
- a CDS encoding SDR family NAD(P)-dependent oxidoreductase has product MKYGIVTGSSRGIGLATVKLLSDQSGFKVIGSSTTVNNPIDNSSFKFLKLDLSNSKSIDKFVENIGDVKLDFLINNAGVLLEKWDASIINIQQLRHTFDVNVFGTIELTEKLLPLFTSNGHIINITSDWGSFSEQNFDAFQPHYKMSKTALNMYTKLLAKRLESKSIKVSSLDPGWTQTDMGGQEASRKPKDVALDILNLLNTDVESGKFWHQGKIRTW; this is encoded by the coding sequence ATGAAATATGGAATAGTAACAGGAAGCAGCAGAGGTATCGGTTTAGCAACAGTTAAGTTGTTGAGTGACCAGTCAGGTTTTAAGGTGATTGGTTCCTCAACAACAGTGAATAACCCAATAGATAATTCTAGTTTTAAATTTTTAAAACTCGATTTATCAAACAGTAAATCTATTGACAAATTCGTTGAGAATATAGGTGATGTAAAACTTGATTTTTTAATCAATAATGCTGGTGTTTTACTCGAAAAATGGGATGCATCTATTATTAATATACAGCAGTTGAGACATACGTTTGATGTTAATGTTTTTGGTACTATTGAACTCACCGAAAAGCTGTTGCCGTTATTCACTTCTAACGGACATATTATCAATATCACGTCTGATTGGGGCTCTTTTAGTGAACAAAACTTTGATGCTTTTCAGCCACATTACAAAATGTCAAAAACTGCTTTGAATATGTACACCAAATTGTTGGCAAAACGATTAGAAAGTAAGAGTATAAAAGTATCGTCTTTAGATCCAGGATGGACACAAACTGATATGGGGGGGCAAGAAGCATCTCGTAAGCCTAAGGATGTAGCTTTAGATATTTTAAATTTATTAAATACTGATGTTGAAAGCGGTAAGTTTTGGCATCAAGGAAAGATTAGAACATGGTAG
- a CDS encoding DUF7010 family protein, whose amino-acid sequence MRSLEKQRIEFANRKFLATPLSGLLAWFLVGLSGLFLPDRITVWILFIATGSIVYLALFISKYTGENFLDKSKPKNVFDGLFLFTVAQAVLVYAIAIPFFLTDYTSLPLTVGVLTGTMWLPFSWIIKHWIGIFHAVLRTVLIVLFWYLFPEQRFVIIPFTIVFIYTITMFILNKRTKKSTL is encoded by the coding sequence ATGAGATCTCTAGAAAAACAACGTATCGAATTTGCAAATAGAAAGTTTTTAGCAACACCTTTATCCGGTTTGTTAGCTTGGTTTTTAGTAGGTCTTTCAGGATTGTTTTTACCTGATAGAATTACTGTTTGGATATTGTTTATTGCCACGGGAAGTATTGTGTATTTAGCGCTATTTATTTCGAAATATACTGGTGAAAATTTTCTTGATAAATCAAAACCTAAAAATGTGTTTGATGGTTTATTCCTATTTACTGTTGCTCAAGCGGTTTTGGTTTATGCCATTGCAATACCTTTCTTTTTAACAGATTATACATCATTACCTTTAACCGTAGGTGTTTTAACAGGAACCATGTGGCTGCCATTTTCTTGGATAATTAAACATTGGATTGGAATTTTCCATGCAGTACTGCGAACCGTTTTAATTGTATTGTTTTGGTACTTGTTTCCGGAACAGAGATTTGTAATCATTCCTTTTACTATTGTATTCATTTATACAATAACCATGTTTATTTTAAATAAAAGAACTAAAAAAAGCACGCTATGA
- a CDS encoding alpha/beta hydrolase family protein, with the protein MKKILIIAIIFFLYNQIIIAQKKEKSVHNSKEIELIIQGDDIIIGGTLTIPEHIETKALVIMNSGSGPQDRDETLEGFKIFKVIAEHMASKGIASFRYDDRGVGVSTGNFVNSTIENHSQDLENIMKYFESEKEHQFNDFILFGHSQGGILAGKVAVGNESVKKVILMGAPSVPLIEVVTYQVRQEYEHTDLPKNLIEADVSAHNKLMRAIEDKKNINEAYQLFKETTASIMYELSFGEEVDSLKIEQNAMAKANEFKIIYALPSLTTFLYYDPSKDLEQLEVPVLGLFGGLDYQVAIDQNKDRMENALLKSGTDYHFVTFENANHFYQKAITGSRDEYATLERKFVANFLNEISTWILDK; encoded by the coding sequence ATGAAAAAAATACTGATCATAGCTATTATTTTTTTTCTATATAATCAGATCATAATAGCTCAAAAAAAAGAAAAAAGTGTTCATAATTCGAAAGAAATCGAGCTAATAATTCAAGGGGATGACATTATAATTGGTGGAACATTAACTATACCTGAACATATTGAAACAAAAGCATTAGTGATAATGAATTCTGGAAGCGGACCTCAGGACAGGGATGAAACATTAGAAGGATTTAAAATTTTCAAAGTTATCGCCGAACATATGGCTTCTAAAGGTATTGCCTCTTTTCGTTATGATGACAGAGGTGTTGGGGTTAGTACGGGTAATTTTGTCAACAGCACTATCGAGAACCATTCACAAGATTTGGAAAATATAATGAAGTATTTTGAATCCGAAAAAGAGCATCAATTCAATGATTTTATATTATTTGGTCATAGCCAAGGAGGTATTCTTGCAGGAAAAGTTGCTGTTGGAAATGAATCTGTGAAAAAAGTAATTTTAATGGGTGCGCCATCTGTACCATTAATAGAGGTGGTTACGTATCAAGTGAGACAAGAATATGAGCATACAGATTTACCAAAAAATTTAATTGAAGCTGATGTTTCAGCACATAATAAACTAATGAGAGCTATTGAAGATAAAAAGAATATTAACGAAGCATATCAATTATTCAAAGAAACCACGGCATCCATAATGTATGAATTATCGTTCGGAGAAGAAGTTGATAGCCTAAAAATAGAACAAAATGCTATGGCTAAAGCCAACGAATTCAAAATAATATATGCGTTGCCTTCGCTTACTACCTTTTTGTACTATGACCCTTCCAAAGACTTGGAGCAATTAGAAGTACCTGTGCTTGGTTTATTTGGAGGCTTAGATTATCAGGTAGCTATTGACCAAAATAAAGACCGTATGGAGAACGCTCTTCTTAAATCAGGGACCGATTATCATTTTGTAACATTTGAAAATGCGAATCATTTTTACCAAAAGGCGATTACAGGAAGTAGAGATGAATATGCAACTCTTGAAAGGAAGTTTGTAGCTAATTTTTTAAATGAAATTTCAACTTGGATACTTGATAAGTAA
- a CDS encoding M1 family aminopeptidase translates to MKTFLSFGFLILGFVIGQNSRTGDEMQMGLNVWHYLYPLLVFGLLNALFVCSFLFFIAYTTQKKLLVVIGGLLLYVLYMVLLVFSNSPFMSGSMPQSIEAQQISAMLDPFGLSAYFFEARSFSVTQKNDVIVPLTNIFLLNRGVFLFISGFFLWSSYRLFTFSRKQSYKAKKKVKDNVVNSIRNLKSIKTTKLNFGSIMDFKSALSFTKLDVIYLFKSVVIAAVSLLLIFYIGMEMYADIDKGIRLPEKYATSGLLATSISSNFLLVGLMILAYFVNDLYWRSHASNFSLIEKSIFFSKSKMTGHFMSASILVSFFTTLLIIEALVFQFSYGYYSIDWNAYLGVFIFNSGPLILFSAFLLLINDTINNRYASLGVSTVSVFALASPLSNYIFSYPLLHIFSGYNGIYSDFNGYGIYLLAFSQRLLFGIGLIALLWLINDFVKTKTFNRKKTLLAFAFLILGITSGIFFLNGYMPNNKEKLALEAVNYEKVFKKYETIPHPTITDVTTQINLYPSKNAYEISGDYVIKNNTNEPISSVLINFHPDLKIESALFKSGWDKLQIEEYVTEVNLNKPLQPNEVASLTFYLSYKWFAVNGHQSFNAIVNNGSFMRVSNYYPTFGYQSDREIDDAEKRTEFNLGKASELKALESPEVFKKDFINLEMTISTEKTQTALGTGDLIQQWSENNRNYYEYSAENIPFRFALSSAEYEHKSIQHNEIAINVYYDKKHFENIEHLINNAKITLDYCIENFGEYPFKTINFVEISAFTSGFAATAYPSTVFMTEDMIFHTNLEGDKKQDVINELAGHELSHLWWGNTQINPDYREGATMLTETLAMYTEMMLYKKMYGKEKMIERLKIHEQIYDTEKGLYDNQPLYKVKPGYAHISYSKGAIAMVKFSELIGEDKVNEALQDFLLHHKYPKKPTTLDLLEEFYKVAPNDSIISEIDNLFKIK, encoded by the coding sequence TTGAAAACATTCTTAAGTTTTGGGTTTTTGATTTTAGGTTTTGTCATAGGTCAAAATTCACGAACGGGAGACGAGATGCAAATGGGGTTAAATGTATGGCATTATCTTTATCCATTACTTGTTTTTGGGTTACTCAATGCATTATTTGTTTGCAGCTTTTTATTTTTTATAGCCTATACAACACAAAAAAAACTATTGGTAGTCATTGGAGGGCTACTGCTTTATGTGCTTTATATGGTGTTATTAGTATTTTCTAATTCCCCTTTTATGTCTGGGAGTATGCCACAATCCATAGAGGCCCAACAAATCTCTGCGATGTTGGATCCTTTTGGATTATCAGCCTACTTTTTTGAAGCAAGATCATTTTCAGTGACTCAAAAAAATGATGTTATTGTCCCATTGACCAATATATTTCTATTAAATCGAGGAGTTTTTCTATTTATATCTGGATTCTTTTTATGGAGCAGTTATAGACTGTTTACATTCTCAAGAAAACAGAGTTATAAAGCTAAAAAGAAAGTAAAGGACAATGTGGTTAATTCTATTAGGAATTTAAAATCCATAAAAACAACAAAGTTAAATTTTGGAAGTATAATGGATTTTAAATCGGCATTATCCTTTACCAAATTAGATGTAATATACCTTTTTAAAAGTGTTGTTATTGCCGCTGTTTCCTTATTGCTCATATTTTATATTGGGATGGAAATGTATGCCGACATTGACAAAGGTATAAGACTACCTGAAAAATATGCAACTTCTGGTCTTTTGGCGACTTCTATTTCATCAAACTTCCTTTTAGTTGGACTAATGATTTTAGCCTATTTTGTCAATGATTTATATTGGAGAAGTCATGCTTCTAATTTTAGTTTAATCGAAAAAAGTATCTTTTTTTCAAAGAGTAAAATGACAGGTCATTTTATGTCTGCAAGTATATTAGTTAGTTTTTTTACAACACTTCTAATCATTGAAGCATTGGTTTTTCAGTTTAGTTATGGCTATTATAGTATAGACTGGAACGCCTATTTAGGTGTCTTTATCTTTAATTCAGGTCCTTTAATTCTGTTTTCTGCCTTTTTGTTATTGATAAATGATACGATTAATAACCGATATGCTAGTTTGGGTGTTTCTACGGTAAGCGTTTTTGCTTTAGCTAGTCCCTTATCAAATTACATCTTTTCGTATCCATTATTACATATATTTTCTGGTTATAATGGAATTTATAGTGACTTTAATGGCTATGGAATCTATCTTTTAGCATTCTCACAACGCCTCTTGTTTGGAATAGGTTTAATCGCTTTACTCTGGTTGATTAATGATTTTGTAAAGACCAAAACTTTTAATAGAAAGAAAACCCTGTTAGCTTTTGCTTTTCTTATTTTGGGTATCACTAGCGGTATATTTTTCTTGAATGGTTATATGCCAAATAATAAGGAGAAATTAGCCTTAGAAGCCGTTAATTACGAAAAAGTTTTTAAAAAATATGAAACCATTCCACATCCAACAATTACAGATGTGACTACCCAAATTAATCTGTATCCTTCTAAAAATGCATATGAAATAAGTGGAGACTATGTTATAAAAAATAACACCAATGAGCCAATTTCTAGCGTATTAATCAATTTTCATCCTGATTTAAAAATTGAATCAGCTTTATTTAAAAGTGGTTGGGATAAATTACAAATTGAAGAATATGTAACTGAAGTTAATTTGAATAAACCGTTGCAACCTAATGAAGTAGCTAGTTTAACCTTTTATTTGTCCTACAAATGGTTTGCTGTAAACGGACACCAATCCTTTAATGCTATTGTAAATAATGGTTCCTTTATGAGAGTCAGTAATTACTATCCAACTTTTGGGTATCAAAGTGATAGAGAAATTGATGACGCAGAGAAACGGACTGAATTTAATTTAGGCAAAGCTTCAGAATTGAAAGCATTAGAAAGCCCTGAAGTATTTAAAAAAGATTTTATCAATTTAGAAATGACCATTTCTACTGAAAAAACTCAAACAGCTTTAGGTACTGGAGATTTAATACAGCAATGGTCTGAAAACAACAGGAATTACTATGAATACAGTGCAGAAAATATACCATTCCGATTTGCTTTATCATCTGCTGAATATGAACATAAATCCATTCAACATAATGAGATAGCCATTAATGTATATTATGATAAAAAGCACTTTGAGAATATAGAACACCTTATCAATAATGCTAAAATCACCCTTGACTATTGTATAGAGAACTTTGGTGAGTATCCTTTTAAAACAATCAATTTTGTTGAAATATCCGCTTTCACTTCAGGTTTTGCTGCAACGGCCTACCCATCTACTGTATTCATGACTGAAGACATGATTTTTCATACCAATTTGGAAGGCGATAAAAAACAAGATGTTATTAATGAATTGGCAGGACACGAGCTTTCGCATCTTTGGTGGGGAAACACCCAAATTAATCCAGATTATAGGGAAGGTGCTACGATGCTTACTGAAACTCTAGCTATGTACACTGAAATGATGCTATATAAAAAGATGTATGGAAAAGAAAAAATGATAGAAAGACTGAAAATACATGAGCAAATATATGATACCGAAAAAGGATTATATGATAATCAGCCACTATATAAAGTTAAGCCTGGATATGCACACATTAGTTATTCTAAGGGGGCAATAGCAATGGTGAAATTTAGTGAATTGATAGGGGAAGATAAAGTGAATGAAGCACTTCAGGATTTTCTTTTACACCATAAATACCCTAAAAAACCAACGACTTTAGATTTACTTGAGGAGTTTTATAAAGTCGCACCAAATGATAGTATTATATCTGAAATCGACAATTTATTTAAAATAAAATAA